A window of Brassica oleracea var. oleracea cultivar TO1000 unplaced genomic scaffold, BOL UnpScaffold00613, whole genome shotgun sequence genomic DNA:
TTTGAGTAATTGTCACGGTTCATGTATCCACCACGGCCTCTGCCGTGTGATCTCTTATCATTCTGGATGTAATTGCACTCGTtgggatttttcttttcaacttcATTGGCCTCTGGTGACGGGGCAGATCCGACAGGTctagcttcactgttcttcatcaggagctcattgtttgcctcggccagtagcaggcacgagatcagatcagtgtatgtGGCGAAGCCTTTCATTCTGTACTGCTGCTGCAGGATTATGTTTGAGGAATGAAACGTAGAGAATGTTTTCTCAAGTAACTCTTCTTCGGTTACTACTTCACCACGAAGTCTCAACATGCGAGACAGTCTTGAACAAGACCGAATTGTACTCATCCACTGACTTATAATCCATGAATCTTAGATTCTTCCAGTCATTTCTAGCCTTTCGGagtaacaccgttttctggtgatcatatctatgctgtaaagcatcccaaagctctagtggattttccatcgtaatgtactgatcttttagaccttcaatgaggtgatggcgtataatacttatagccctgTACCGATTCTTGTCGATTNNNNNNNNNNNNNNNNNNNNNNNNNNNNNNNNNNNNNNNNNNNNNNNNNNNNNNNNNNNNNNNNNNNNNNNNNNNNNNNNNNNNNNNNNNNNNNNNNNNNNNNNNNNNNNNNNNNNNNNNNNNNNNNNNNNNNNNNNNNNNNNNNNNNNNNNNNNNNNNNNNNNNNNacaagctcggccacaaacttgtcttacgcatctatgagaaaacaatcaatctaatcgaccatggtgcgaacaaacaagccacacggccatgtaGTCAAGCAATAGGATTGGACATGTAAATCTAaattgaccatggtgcgaacaatcctaaCATTTGATTCTACATGTACCAGGGAGATTAATGCCACACAGCCATATGAATTTTAAATGCAATCAGATTCGAATTCGTATGTTTTCTATATGCTGGTCGATTTCATTAATCAATGTGAATGCAATCCAATTCAAATTCATATGTAATGCAAACAACCTTAGCaattaatttatgaatttagggtttctactTTTAAATCTAAGGCTGTCGGTTTTAAttaaaggtttcaaggcctttaggatttcAAGTTCTAGATCAGATtacttcaatcaatctaacaatcctaaaacctcaaatcaatcaattCAATCAATAAAATTCGAATTCAgtcctttagggtttagggtttcgattcctaaattagggtttctcaaaatcaaatcaagaaCAATCAATTCAAGTTCTAATGGAAtcgatttctatttttctaGTTCGGAGATTGCCGATTTTAATCttgtaggttttagggttttgatcaagatcaaagtttccataattatgaattagggtttctgatcaatctaggttctcagattaaGTTTATACCTTTGTTTGTAGGAGATTTAAAACCGGACcacctttagagagagagagagaaccgatCGGGTCGCGGATGGGACGATCGCGGGATGGAGGCGTCTCGGCTGCGAGCTGCGCGGAGATCGGGTCGGATGCGATCGCGTCTCGGGTGTGGATCGCGAGCTGGACGGATCAACAGAGTTCTTGAATTAACTAAGAacaagattagggtttagggttgtggtcgccggttttggtttttagggttagaggTTTCGATTTGTCTCAGGGATCTAGAgatgatcgtgctgataacgtgttgtaaaagaatggggaattgtctgtatattattaatgagtaatagaggttccttatataagaattacaaagtataggaaaaacaaaattatccaaaacctaatacaacatgaaataggaaaagatctaaaacagataaatggaaaacttccTAAGATCTAAAGTCGCCCAAGATATaaccgactctctctcctcttggacgccgactctctctcctcttggacaaGGCCACAGCTGGGCCTAGACATGGTcattggttatgggccatccacataatgatttataacatattttacttACTCCGTGAATCTGAGGCGGGGTAAAAGTCCCTTCTTTTAGACCCAAGACTCGCTTCGGCGGGTCGATCCGGGCGGAGGACATTGTCAGGTGGGGAGTTTGGCTGGGGCGGCACATCTGTTAAAAGATAACGCAGGTGTCCTAAGATGAGCTCAACGAGAACAGAAATCTCGTGTGGAACAAAAGGGTAAAAGCTCGTTTGATTCTGATTTTCAGTACGAATACGAACCGTGAAAGCGTGGCCTATCGATCCTTTAGATCTTCGGAATTTGAAGCTAGAGGTGTCAGAAAAGTTACCACAGGGATAACTGGCTTGTGGCATCCAAGCGTTCATAGCGACGTTGCTTTCTGATCCTTCGATGTCGGCTCTTCCTATCATTGTGAAGCAGAATTCACCAAGTGTTGGATTGTTCACCCACCAATAGGGAACGTGAGCTGGGTTTAGACCGTCGTGAGACAGGTTAGTTTTACCCTACTGATGCCCGCGTCGCAATAGTAATTCAACCTAGTACGAGAGGAACCGTTGATTCGCACAATTGGTCATCGCGCTTGGTTGAAAAGCCAGGGGCGCGAAGCTACCGTGCGCTGGATAATGAATGAACGCCTCTAAGTCAGAATCCGGGGTAGAAGCGATGCATGCGCCCGCCGCCCGATTGTCGACCCTCAGTAAGAGCTTCGGCTCCCAAAGGCACGTGTCGTTGGCTAAGTCCGTTCGGCGGAAGCGCCGTTCGGACCGCCTTGAATTATAATTACCACCGAGCGGCGGGTAGAATCCTTTGCAGACGACTTAAATACGCGACGGGGTATTGTAAGTGGCAGAGTGGCCTTGCTGCCACGATCCACTGAGATTCAGCCATTTGTCGCTAAGATTCGACCCTCCCCCTTTCTAATCATACGTTCCTCCCCAAAACgttaaacaaaaaacacaaaaaattcaAGTTTCTAAGAAGACGCCGTCCGAGGTTCGCCCCCGGACAGTCCACGGGAAGGGCCAACGTGCTGATATGCGTActgacggacagtcctcgtgggcgaaaatcacccgGACAGTCCGCGGGAAGGGCCAACGTGCTGATATGCGTActgacggacagtcctcgtgggcgaaaatcacccacggacagtcctcgtgggcgaaTATCTCCCACGGATAGTCCACGGGAAGGGCCAACGTGCTGATATGCGTActgacggacagtcctcgtgggcgaaaatcacccgGACAGTCCGCGGGAAGGGCCAACGTGCTGATATGCGTActgacggacagtcctcgtgggcgaaaatcacccgGACAGTCCGCGGGAAGGGCCAACGTGCTGATATGCGTActgacggacagtcctcgtgggcgaaaatcacccgGACAGTCCGCGGGAAGGGCCAACGTGCTGATATGCGTActgacggacagtcctcgtgggcgaaaatcacccgGACAGTCCGCGGGAAGGGCCAACGTGCTGATATGCGTActgacggacagtcctcgtgggcgaaaatcacccgGACAGTCCGCGGGAAGGGCCAACGTGCTGATATGCGTActgacggacagtcctcgtgggcgaaaatcacccgGACAGTCCGCGGGAAGGGCCAACGTGCTGATATGCGTActgacggacagtcctcgtgggcgaaaatcacccacggacagtcctcgtgggcgaaTATCTCCCACGGATAGTCCACGGGAAGGGCCAACGTGCTGATATGCGTActgacggacagtcctcgtgggcgaaaatcacccacggacagtcctcgtgggcgaaTATCTCCCACGGATAGTCCACGGGAAGGGCCAACGTGCTGATATGCGTActgacggacagtcctcgtgggcgaaaatcacccgGACAGTCCACGGGAAGGGTGAACGTGCTGTTATGCGTActgacggacagtcctcgtgggcgaaaatcacccacggatagtccacgggaagggccaacgtgctgatacgcgtactgacggacagtcctcctgggcgaaaatcacccacagACAGTCCTCGTGGgtgaaaatcacccacggataANNNNNNNNNNNNNNNNNNNNNNNNNNNNNNNNNNNNNNNNNNNNNNNNNNNNNNNNNNNNNNNNNNNNNNNNNNNNN
This region includes:
- the LOC106319754 gene encoding neurofilament heavy polypeptide-like isoform X1 is translated as MRTDGQSSWAKITRTVRGKGQRADMRTDGQSSWAKITHGQSTGRANVLICVLTDSPRGRKSPGQSAGRANVLICVLTDSPRGRKSPGQSAGRANVLICVLTDSPRGRKSPGQSAGRANVLICVLTDSPRGRKSPGQSAGRANVLICVLTDSPRGRKSPGQSAGRANVLICVLTDSPRGRKSPGQSAGRANVLICVLTDSPRGRKSPTDSPRGRISPTDSPREGPTC
- the LOC106319754 gene encoding uncharacterized protein LOC106319754 isoform X2; the protein is MRTDGQSSWAKITRTVRGKGQRADMRTDGQSSWAKITRTVRGKGQRADMRTDGQSSWAKITRTVRGKGQRADMRTDGQSSWAKITRTVRGKGQRADMRTDGQSSWAKITRTVRGKGQRADMRTDGQSSWAKITRTVRGKGQRADMRTDGQSSWAKITHGQSTGRANVLICVLTDSPRGRKSPTDSPRGRISPTDSPREGPTC